The region GTCAAAAATCTAGTCACTTCAAGAGGGATTCTCCCAACGGGAAGGACAATAAAAACTTTATTCAAATTGTTGTTGCCTTAGATGAGGATAGTTATAAGAGTGTTGGTGCATTATTGGTATCGAGCTGAGAGACTAAAGAGGGTTGGGTCATGGAATCATGTTGCCCTTATCACATATGTCCAAGATAATAATAATATGAGACTTCGATGTCGGAGGAAGGTTAAGTAATTTCCCTTTATGACAATAGGCGGGGATGGCAAATAGGCATGCCCACCTCATAAAATCCCACAAAACATGGGACGGGGCAGACATAAAAAGGGTGTGGGCCTAAAATTTTTGCCCGCCCCACACAAAAATATGGGGTGATGCGGGCCCGCAGACATTTCACTTTTAAACGCCTAAAATTACAAAAAATCATGTTAATGTATGCGCTCGAAAAAAAATGGGGCGGCCATATTAGAGGGTGCATACCCAGAACCTTGGCCCACCTCGAGAAAAATGTGGGGAAAACGGGCATACCCGAAGGAGCGGGCCCATTTTTCCACCCCTAACAATAAGGCGTGCAAGGTTCATAATATTGGTACAGTCAGACTTAAAATGTTCGATAATCGTGAGTTTCTTCTTCATTATATGAGGTATGTTCTAGAGCTCAGGCGAAATCTATTATCCACAAGCATGCTTGAAGATCTAGGCTATTGTACTAGAGTTGAACATTGAGTGTTGAAGATTAAATATGGTGAAGCAATAATAGATAAAGGATCTAAAATGTGTGACTTGTATATTTTTGAAGGTTTCAATGATGTTGTTCATTCATCATCAGTCAGTGAAGACTTTCATGAAAATAACAAGCCATATGATTTGAGGTCAAGGCATGTTGGATGTGTAAAGGTTATTTTATAGTACTTTAATGAGTTTTGTAGaagaaaagggataaaaatgaaTTTGACCACTGAGTTATCATGGAGTTTCTAGGGTAAGGTTGATGCCAAAACATCTTACCTGATCGGTTAATATTCATTTACAAGAATAGACTACCAAACACTTATAGATCTTTATAGTAGGAAAATTGTAACATGCTCTATTTTAAATATCGTCAAAAAACTCTGCTTATTGATTAAATCAAGTCAATTCATCCTGATGGTAAATTTGTAAAGTATGTCTTTAATGGTTTTCTAAGAAGTAGGAAAGGTTATGAGCTCAAAGTTCATCAACCACGTATGTATTAATTTATATGATTCCCAACATGGGAAGAAGATTAAAGACTTAGGGATTGAGATTTTAGAAACTATGGTGGATAAAACTCAATTTTGAGGTGGACGTTCCTACTATAGATACTAGTAGTAGTGATCAAACGACTATATAGACCTATGACTATCATTTGAATAGTGGTAAGGTAATTAGGGAGATTGTACCATCTTAAAGGGACAATATGATGGAGTGACTGATAGCTAAATAAAACTTAGATTATTTGGTTTCACTTTAATCGGAAGAGTAAAAGGTTATTTGAATAGCAAAATTTAGTCAAGTCTAAGTGTTAAGATGTGATTTATGTGATGAAGGTCGTGCAAATGGAAAATGTGTACCAAAAATAAGCAAAAAAGGTTAATTATGCTAGAATTTTCAAAAAACAAATCCTTACTCCAAAACATACACTATGGGGTGGAAGTCATCTCCTTTATAAGAGAGTGTACTAATTCATGAATATGACTCAAAGAAACTTTAAAGCAATGAAGTTCAATCAAGAAGCATCCAACAGGAACTATGAAGCTTTTATAAAGAACcttgaagtttgatccttgccaagtgatgacaccatgttcatgccatgcgcagcctatgcattccttgtccaaaatgaatgaatttgggctctttggaatggtgagatcaagaggaataactttcatgttcaacacttttccatttggatcttgtaacttgaaggaatttgaggtggaagtttgaaattttttgacatatcaaattttttctatgtgtcaagccatatgtctcaatattccaccttacttaactttttatatgagcttaaaataagaaaaatgtcttcataaacattgtagctatttcaaagaccttaaaaatggtcacaaatttcatgtcatttggatttgaaatgatagagttatgtatttttgaagtttggaaaaatcccttgatcaatggtataggtcaaaagtgacctataatgtaacctcatatcacatgctcaaaaaagttgaattggctcccactccaaacataaaagttaaagtagacacaCTTAATTTGATTGTaaaacttggaaatctttcatatcataaaaattgagcaagttatggccttggaaagttgactttcaaattaggatttagacaaaatggcctataatgcttcaacatagaaaatgtttttccaagcaaaactagctctaggtctcaacatgaaagttgtttggaatgtcatttagagtaagttttctcttgaaatcattttaatatggtgaaaattgtaggagatagggtctagggagacccagttttgatcagatgaatccatctagccaaccaccatcaaccaacttgctaacttccaattctcttgactttcttggctcatggtagatcatatatgtataagatgatgaattttgaagtgcccccttgaaaaatttgatcaattagtgagatagcttattggagaagttactcaagatacccagtcaaactagggtttccaaggcaaatcaccctcaaactcttgaagaaagcttgatcaatataacatgtagagaacattgggactcatatatgatgctcataaccattcttggatcaattattggttgtgctctttgttcatgagggtctcaaaccctaaatatgaacttgatagatcaatggaaatcatgcccttcctacaaaagagttaggcaaatgcaaagacatatttttgatattttggttagtgaaatgataaaataaagtatgatataatcacaaagtgcttggtgatctctcctaaaacaaacccaatgaaggaggggtaaggaggatgccaaggtatgatcccaatgctaatgcttatgatggaattgcatgagggatcttggggtcaaaattggggtcttacaacttATATGTTCActgcttatctaaccactaatcaaaatagcaaaaatatgtcttagtttctttaagtttattgtgcaaggtaggaCTTTTCAATACGAGCATCAAACATAGTTCCTCAGCTAGGGTTTTTTTATTCCTCAAGTCAAAGTGTGttcaaccattgattctcaaAGGGCTTATCTCTCAAAACATGATCTTTAAGGTTATCAAGCAcatttcaatctcattttgatcaagagtatctcaaagttttgttgcttatttctcaataaaaatcaaaggttcatgtgtttatttccatgcaTTCTTTAACAagttacctcaaactttgagaaatttaatcaaaAGATATtcaccttattttgagttcatatgatcatccatgtatctttaaatgcaagaaaagttcaagtacacaagtttattccaagagATTTGATCAAAAAGTtaacatttgaagtcaaagtttGAAGGGTCACAACTCCTTCAATCCTCAACATTTTTTAATCGAACTTTCTTGAAAGATATCAAATACTTAAAAATTTTTTATGAAAATTTATAAATTTGATCTATTCAATAAAAACTATTAGTTTTTAAAAAGTATTTTAAACAAATTTGCTTTGTTTTGAAATTCTTTTAAGTCTTTGAAGTCTCACCTGCGTCAACTCAATCACAAACCCCCTCAAAGACTAAAAGAATTTTAAGAAAAAAACTAAAAATCGAAGAAAAAATGTGAATATTAGAGAAAATGATTGGCTGCCCACCGTTGTTCCAAAAGAAAATGATTCATATAATTAATAATATATGTATATTCATTAGAATTCATCTCAACATTGAAACTATATAAAATATATATAGCTAAAGTTTTTGAAAGTTCTATATAAGTTAATTATAGTTAAATATTAACAAAACAGTATTATAGTTAAATATTAACACATCTATTATGACATTTTATTTCATCACTTTAAAAATTGGAGGTTCTGTTTGTATATTGCACACTCTCAAAGTTAGTTGCAACTTAAGAATGGTGttagaaaaaaaaaattaaatatattttttatttatctttttttttaaataaagttttgTTTCTCTTTTTATAAAAACAATATCTGGTCAATTAATCTATTTTTGAGTCAATTTTTGCTGAGTGCACATAATTTTGGTGGACAAATTTGATGTACATACTGTATTTTATCAATGCTATCTAGACACATATTTGACATTTACAATATATTATACATCAATGACAAATATGGTGAtcgttgtttttttttaattaaaaaatattattttatataaaataatatatatttttttaaatataaataattattttgTAATTTTAAAAGAAAAACCGACCTAAAAAACAATAAACCAAAACTTAAAAAAACTTGAAATTGTGAGACTAAATAAATTGTTCTAAAATAGAGGAACTTAaatttcatttaaaaaaataGAAGAACCAAAAGGAAAAATATGGCAATGAACTTCGCCACCAATTATTAGTTATTGTGATAATATCTAATACAAAGATGACACTAATGCTATATCTTTCTGGGTTGGAAACAACTTGGGAAAACACTTATCACAGCATACATAATTTTTTCTCTAGAGGGGTAGTAAAAACACCCCTTCTCAACAGTCTAACAAAATGAATATAGAAAGAAAAAAATACAAATTTGTGTACTTCCATCCAAAATTAAATTTTGCAAAATCGCTAGTAAACTAAGCTAAATAAACAAAACATTTTCATAGATTAAAATACATTTGCAGGACTGAGGAGTAACTGATTCACTGCTTCATCATCAATCCATGTTTCTTAATTGAATAGTGTGTTTAATGGGACCAAATTTGTCCTTGTAATATACTTATTTGCCACTCTAATCTAGCTCCACTTTCATACCAGCTGAAAGAATCATTCTCTATTGAGAGTTACCAAGCTGAATACTGAGAGTTACCTTCTATGTTTCTATGTATCTCTACTAAAAAGACCGTAGCCGGGACTTTTTGTATTCGGACCTCTAGGATTCGGGTGGGTACTGTCACGGGAAGGCATCGGGCTTCTTGATCCAGGAGGGTGATTTGAATTCGAGGGTGTCCACCTGTTTGTGTCTCTTGTCACTGGATTTGTGTTCGGTGTTGTTTGTTGGGACCTATTTCTTGGCTCAGCTTTTCTGTACCTATTTTCAGTCACAGCAGGAGGCACCTGCGCATTTGGTTGAACCTTGTTCTCGCCACGATGATTAGCTTTTTTATATCTATTTTCTAGTACGGGTGGAGAAACTGAATCATTCCTGTCGTTGACACTTTTATCTGATCTATCAGCCGAGAATGGAAATTGCTTGTTACCATGAGAAATCAATGCCTCTTGTGTTTCAAACTGATATTCAGGAGAACTCTGATTCTTATGGTCAATAGAATCACTAGAACTGGCAGTTAATGGTTCCACATCACCCTCCTCGGCTTTCACATCCGTATGTACGGCATCTTGAGATTTTTTCACACCTTTCTTAGCCGGTCCATATTTCAGATGTCTGACTATCATATAAGCTTCTTTTTTTGTCAAATGTGGCCCACTTTCCACAATACAGACATCTTCTATCTGCAAAGAACTTTATGAATGTAGAACGGAAGGATATAAAGAAATGGGAATGGGAAAAAAGATTTGTAAAAAATAGTTCGGATAGAAAATCACAGAACAAACCAGAAACCATCATACCAGAGCCGAAAGACGGGATATTGAGTCTAACATGGCCTGATCCGCGTTGCCTGTTGCCTTGACCTGTTTAAAGTAGTAAAAAGAGGAACCATGATTCCTTGACTAGCAACGCACCAAATTATATGATGCGACCGATGAATATGACTTATGTTGTTACAAGATAAAGATCTTACAATATTATATACAGAATGTGACACGGTAATGCATAATATGCAGCAAAAATCTGTGGCAGAGACAGTGAAGGGAGGAAATAGTCCAATGCAGGAAGGTAAAAAGGGGGCTTCGATTTCAAATCAAGTCAACTTGGTTGCTGATGATGAACAAAAACTAAAGATGCTTTTAAACAGCAGCAAATGCCATATATGGAAAGTGAGAGTACCTTCACCCGATAACCTTTCTCCATTAACTTTCGAACCATGTCTGCTTTCATCTTAAGGTCTTTTGATTCCTGAAAACATGAATAGCAGAAAAATTAATACATCAAAACTTCCTTCTCCAGGTTTGGGAAATAAAATACGGCAACCACTCAAAATACAGAAACAAAAATCAAAGAGATGGTACAATGAATGTTACATTTCTCCCGATACAGAAACTAGACCATTTGTTAGATTCAAACTGCACTGCTGTCTCCCATCTTTAATACAGGCATTAATATTTAATAGCCTTAGGCTAGACTTGGATGTGAGTACAGAGAAGCTAAACATGCACAATAACTGGTGGCAGCCTATATACTAAGGAGGAAAGCTTCAGCATCCTAAGGTGGTTCTTCGAATAAGACCTTATTCAATCCTAGAGCAAGTTTAATATCTTTAACTCCTTTATTGATCATCACTGCTTCAACGCATCTTTAACCCCCCATATAAGTGTCTGACAAGTGTGTCCAAAAAGTGTCTAAGGTGTGTCAAAGCAAACATATTTTTTAGGGACACTTGCATGAGGAATCGGACACTTGTATGAGCAACTGGACACGTGTTGTATGGGTGTCAAACACGGTTAAAGACGGTGAAATGCTAAATCTCAGAGGTGTATGTGCTTCAGAGGGGTGTATATATATGATACCAACTTAAAACTTAGACTGTGGCTAACTCAACTCTTTAGGCGAGGATTCTTCACTGTAAATTTACTCAAGCCTTATAAGGATTTCTTAGGCTATATCTCTAGTAAACGTTCAAATTCAACAGTGGTGAAAACATGCATCCTGGTTTACTTGCACAGACTAATCTCACAAAGTTGTTCCGAAACATACATAGACTCTAAAATATGGCTAGGAAAGCTTAGCAAAAAAACAACAATTGTAAACCTAATATAAATAAAACTACATTCCTTTTAGGGAATATGCAAAAATAAGAGGATTTAGAGAAAGAGAACTTACGGTTTTTTCAGAAAATCGTACTTCCTTACATTCCTTTCGCATTGTCATCTCAGACTGCATTTGTCAGAAAAAATTATTAAGAACACTACGTCTAAAGAATAAATATTTCTCTTTGACAACTCCCAAGACATGCCATAACAGCAGAGTTACTACAGTTAACTAAAATTTAAAACACCCAGAGATAAACTATTAAATACATTTTAACTTTTATTTGTCAAAGAAAATGGAGGATACGAACAATGGAACACCAAGAACTTTCCATGCACGTGCAACATTGGTTCCTGTTGTAGTATCAGGAAAGTGCAAAGCTTCACTTCCTAGCTTCTAATTCCTACCGTTTCATTATTAAACTGTCCTTGCTATAAGAAAGCTTGCAGCACCATAATGTTTTTGGAATAATGAGAAAACATCATGTTATCATTCGGTATATTAATTTAGCAAGCAATATGAACCATGCATTCTAACAAGCTAAAAGCATGTGTTGTACAAGTGATTTGTTAACAAAGATTCGTATGTTCAAGTATATATTAGCACTGTGGAATCAAAATGGCC is a window of Lathyrus oleraceus cultivar Zhongwan6 chromosome 6, CAAS_Psat_ZW6_1.0, whole genome shotgun sequence DNA encoding:
- the LOC127092810 gene encoding translation initiation factor IF3-1, mitochondrial; this encodes MAFWHRFRNSNLKTLYSQFHTCYTHHLPHSPLSNSTPKTTPIPHPLFHHKPSFVFNSVRFFAVPVQFQVKPKNEDDDDSDGPRLNDQIKAKFVRLVMDDGHSVVSRVEALERAKKLKFDLVEVDKNAKPPVCKIMDFHKEMYKKKENDKERAKSKSEMTMRKECKEVRFSEKTESKDLKMKADMVRKLMEKGYRVKVKATGNADQAMLDSISRLSALIEDVCIVESGPHLTKKEAYMIVRHLKYGPAKKGVKKSQDAVHTDVKAEEGDVEPLTASSSDSIDHKNQSSPEYQFETQEALISHGNKQFPFSADRSDKSVNDRNDSVSPPVLENRYKKANHRGENKVQPNAQVPPAVTENRYRKAEPRNRSQQTTPNTNPVTRDTNRWTPSNSNHPPGSRSPMPSRDSTHPNPRGPNTKSPGYGLFSRDT